In Candidatus Defluviibacterium haderslevense, the following are encoded in one genomic region:
- a CDS encoding T9SS type A sorting domain-containing protein gives MKCKLVGLFFLIFIGYSYGQEAYKQAMYDANINFYEVCDMAEQYFSTIDRFKKGSGWNEFMRWKSENEGKYFPDGNRQHVDPLLGAKIFQSFKKNQPYRSVNLAWKDLGPYSADRITEGYNPGIGRIECFEVNRSNTDEIYLGSRSGGFWKTLDGGKHWLNTTDFLTATGVNTMAAVPDRFNEILINVRNAANGYSHGIYRSIDSGLKWEATILNPSNGFGGLGTNVAVNVIRYHPLIKDLVFIGTNKGLYRSTDNLKTQTLLLSGANITEIAFHPTDSNAMYLMNTTPSVKGTITLSINAGKTFFQSAPMPGFDLSKNIAGYIDVTPAQPNNLYFASTNDKFIYKSVNKGLVFEKIGAMSNNSIGNFAISDQDTLHMVSGYLNLEGSSNGGLNFVEINRWNTVEPDDTYTHADLRAAKCIDGVFYIGTDGYLSRSYDNGATWERLNNGTGVREFYRIGISQSDRNIHIGGSQDNGTSILDEEGWLEWNGGDGMEAVVHPLEKSIMMGSWQYGSRVLTLDGGETRLGSSNPQSGSTQADWIAPLVMDPSDHMNVYHFSDSVFISNRFGEEGSWKYLSNPNIGVIRHAAIAENNSDIMVVAQNARLNLSTDKGLTWKSIFNGLPSYAIADVIFDPNVDSTILVCFERYEADNKKIYISHNLGRTWTNITANLGNMPIRTLAIDHTRNRNIYVGAEIGLFVKAMSDTTWRLYNELLPNATVRDLEIHNGSNTLKAATWGRGLWEVDLIDRLSYPKINTVLPSFKLTTTGLVPRNEPMKIMADIEYSKNLTQVYLLWSHDTKSLDQRIELTYSNNLWNTIAAIPPNAVNQPVYFKVYAIGEEKDTTETYTYMYKQGACKSSTANVNIRACNSYVIQNDTINTSGTYKRTYQDQYGCDSIINYRITIDQDPIPTVIYENNTLKAEEANASSYQWLDCNNQFAIIPGQTQRNLTLNQSGNYAVEIKRNACTIISDCYQLIVVATKDQIVYDDITIWPNPNSGTFEIHSGNSLDKSILKIHSMEGKELFMTQLHTHTNDLQVNLKSGIYFLTINTNGYQYRTKLMIHQ, from the coding sequence ATGAAGTGTAAATTGGTCGGACTATTTTTTTTGATCTTCATAGGATATTCTTATGGTCAAGAAGCCTACAAACAAGCCATGTACGATGCCAATATTAATTTCTATGAAGTTTGTGATATGGCTGAGCAGTATTTCTCAACTATAGATCGGTTTAAAAAAGGTTCGGGATGGAATGAATTCATGCGTTGGAAGAGTGAAAATGAGGGTAAATATTTTCCAGATGGAAATCGTCAGCATGTCGATCCGCTCCTAGGTGCAAAAATATTTCAGTCGTTTAAAAAGAACCAGCCTTATCGTTCAGTTAATCTGGCATGGAAGGATCTGGGACCCTACAGTGCTGATCGGATAACTGAAGGGTACAACCCCGGTATTGGAAGAATAGAATGCTTTGAAGTCAATAGATCCAATACAGATGAAATCTATTTAGGTTCACGAAGTGGCGGATTTTGGAAAACCTTAGATGGCGGAAAGCATTGGTTGAATACCACAGATTTTCTGACTGCAACCGGTGTGAATACTATGGCTGCTGTTCCTGACCGGTTTAATGAAATTTTGATCAATGTTCGAAATGCGGCTAACGGATATTCTCATGGCATTTATCGAAGTATTGATTCAGGACTCAAATGGGAAGCAACAATATTAAATCCATCAAATGGTTTTGGTGGCTTGGGAACTAATGTGGCTGTAAATGTGATTCGATATCATCCATTGATTAAAGATTTGGTTTTTATTGGAACAAACAAAGGACTCTACAGGTCCACTGATAATTTAAAAACTCAGACTTTGTTGCTATCAGGAGCAAATATTACTGAAATAGCATTTCATCCTACGGATTCCAACGCTATGTATTTAATGAATACCACGCCGAGTGTTAAAGGTACAATTACACTTTCGATAAATGCGGGTAAAACATTTTTTCAATCAGCTCCTATGCCAGGATTTGACTTGAGTAAAAATATTGCTGGCTACATTGATGTTACTCCTGCTCAACCCAATAATCTATATTTCGCAAGTACCAATGATAAATTTATTTATAAATCTGTAAACAAAGGATTGGTGTTTGAAAAGATTGGTGCTATGTCAAATAATAGTATCGGGAATTTTGCCATTTCTGATCAAGATACCTTACACATGGTTTCAGGATATTTAAATTTAGAAGGATCAAGTAATGGTGGACTTAATTTTGTTGAAATTAATCGATGGAACACCGTAGAACCTGATGATACCTATACTCATGCTGACTTACGTGCTGCAAAATGTATTGATGGTGTTTTTTATATTGGAACAGATGGCTATTTATCCAGAAGTTACGACAACGGAGCTACATGGGAGCGATTAAATAATGGGACCGGAGTGCGGGAATTTTATAGAATTGGAATCAGCCAATCCGATCGTAACATACATATAGGTGGATCTCAGGATAATGGCACAAGTATACTCGATGAAGAAGGTTGGCTGGAATGGAACGGAGGAGATGGAATGGAAGCTGTAGTGCATCCTTTAGAAAAAAGTATCATGATGGGCAGTTGGCAATATGGATCCAGAGTATTGACACTGGATGGTGGGGAAACTCGTCTTGGATCTTCAAATCCTCAATCGGGAAGTACACAAGCAGATTGGATTGCCCCTTTAGTTATGGATCCATCAGATCATATGAATGTTTACCATTTTTCAGATAGTGTATTTATAAGCAATCGATTTGGAGAAGAAGGAAGTTGGAAATATTTGAGTAATCCAAATATAGGTGTCATTAGACATGCTGCCATTGCAGAAAATAACAGTGACATCATGGTTGTAGCTCAAAATGCAAGATTAAATTTGAGTACTGACAAAGGTTTGACCTGGAAATCTATATTCAATGGTCTTCCTTCATATGCCATTGCAGATGTGATATTCGATCCCAATGTGGATTCGACTATTTTAGTTTGTTTTGAACGATATGAAGCCGATAATAAGAAAATTTATATTTCTCACAATCTTGGGCGTACCTGGACTAACATCACGGCAAATTTGGGAAACATGCCCATTAGAACTTTAGCAATAGATCACACTAGAAACCGAAATATTTATGTAGGTGCAGAGATTGGTTTATTTGTAAAAGCTATGTCTGATACCACCTGGCGATTATACAATGAGCTATTGCCCAATGCAACTGTAAGAGATTTGGAAATTCATAATGGATCTAATACCTTGAAGGCGGCAACCTGGGGCAGAGGATTATGGGAAGTGGACTTAATCGACAGACTATCCTATCCAAAAATTAATACGGTACTTCCTAGCTTTAAACTTACAACTACTGGATTAGTTCCAAGAAATGAACCCATGAAAATAATGGCTGATATAGAATATTCAAAAAATTTAACTCAAGTCTATTTACTGTGGTCCCATGATACTAAATCATTAGATCAGAGAATAGAACTTACATATTCCAATAATTTATGGAATACGATTGCAGCAATTCCACCTAATGCCGTGAATCAACCCGTTTATTTCAAAGTTTATGCCATAGGAGAAGAAAAGGATACCACGGAGACTTATACTTACATGTACAAACAGGGCGCGTGCAAAAGTTCTACAGCTAATGTGAATATTAGGGCTTGCAATTCATATGTAATACAGAATGATACTATCAATACATCAGGAACTTATAAAAGAACTTATCAAGATCAGTATGGATGTGACAGTATAATCAATTACCGAATAACTATAGATCAAGATCCAATCCCTACAGTTATCTATGAGAACAATACTTTAAAAGCAGAAGAAGCTAATGCTAGTTCCTATCAATGGTTGGATTGCAATAATCAATTTGCGATTATTCCTGGTCAGACCCAACGCAATCTCACACTAAATCAATCCGGAAACTATGCTGTTGAAATCAAGAGAAATGCCTGTACTATCATTTCTGATTGTTATCAACTTATAGTGGTTGCTACTAAAGATCAAATCGTTTATGATGATATTACCATTTGGCCCAATCCTAATTCCGGAACTTTTGAAATTCATTCTGGAAATTCACTTGACAAATCCATATTAAAAATTCACTCTATGGAGGGAAAAGAATTATTTATGACCCAACTTCATACACATACAAATGATCTACAGGTGAATTTAAAATCCGGAATCTATTTTCTAACCATAAATACCAATGGGTATCAATATAGAACAAAATTAATGATTCACCAATAA
- a CDS encoding alpha/beta hydrolase produces the protein MKMYYSIIFKVLSCLCLIVFYIDISFGQTIRLKKSEGFIQTNDYVRLHYQILGEGKDTLLVIHGGTSFGSSYLIPDLTPLAAHHTLLFFDQAGAGYSSIIEDTARYNIQRTIQDIETIRKHFRIQKINLLGHSTGGLICGYYASLYPERTQSMILISPLPLSASWMANYNTDKKHDSTSLFILRQNRKKYRSSPVDSIKACWDYYALWARGQFPTYAQARNAWGNICNCNQANLLSPFSYYLLKSMGNWDIASRLTKVKSRVLIFGGEKDEIPYESFQQWSNSFSNSKLLKFKASAHMPHIDEPEAFFSAVEQFLINKWPNDTTIEYRGSGVILPMDNKGTTYIKSRVQVIEVENELVRLINNQKWDSVANVYISAGVIYPPGAPPVMGREAIATFWRTVSLRGLHKLELQLIDIEQSGDLLISQGKYVMKNAQMEILDIGKFIAIYRKEKNKWRLQTDMFNSNLETRSPIEIPDYLILPENK, from the coding sequence ATGAAAATGTATTATTCCATCATATTCAAAGTTTTGAGTTGTTTATGCCTAATTGTATTTTATATTGATATTTCATTTGGACAAACCATTCGTTTGAAAAAATCAGAGGGTTTTATTCAAACCAATGATTATGTTAGATTGCATTATCAAATTTTGGGTGAAGGGAAGGATACCCTTCTGGTGATTCATGGAGGAACTAGTTTCGGTTCTAGTTATCTCATTCCGGATCTTACTCCACTTGCAGCACATCATACCTTGCTGTTTTTTGATCAAGCTGGGGCAGGTTATTCGTCAATCATTGAGGATACAGCAAGATATAACATTCAAAGAACCATTCAAGATATTGAAACCATCCGCAAACATTTTCGAATACAAAAGATCAATTTACTTGGACATTCCACAGGAGGTCTTATTTGTGGGTATTATGCCAGTCTCTACCCAGAGCGCACGCAATCTATGATTTTAATATCTCCATTGCCGCTGTCAGCCTCGTGGATGGCTAATTATAATACAGATAAAAAACATGATAGCACATCATTATTTATTCTAAGGCAAAATCGAAAAAAATACCGGTCATCACCAGTAGATTCTATAAAAGCATGTTGGGATTATTATGCTTTATGGGCGCGAGGTCAATTTCCGACCTATGCTCAAGCCAGAAATGCATGGGGTAATATATGTAATTGTAATCAAGCCAATTTATTAAGTCCGTTTAGTTATTATCTCCTCAAATCAATGGGTAATTGGGATATTGCTAGTCGATTAACAAAAGTAAAATCTCGAGTATTGATATTTGGCGGTGAGAAAGATGAAATTCCTTATGAATCATTTCAACAATGGAGTAACAGTTTTTCTAACAGTAAATTATTGAAATTTAAAGCTTCAGCACATATGCCACACATTGACGAACCTGAAGCGTTTTTTTCTGCCGTAGAACAATTTTTAATCAACAAATGGCCGAATGACACAACCATTGAATATCGAGGTTCAGGGGTCATTTTGCCTATGGATAATAAAGGTACAACATACATTAAATCAAGAGTACAAGTCATTGAAGTTGAAAATGAGTTGGTTCGATTAATCAACAACCAGAAATGGGATAGTGTAGCCAATGTTTATATTTCGGCGGGAGTAATATATCCGCCTGGAGCACCTCCAGTGATGGGACGTGAGGCTATTGCTACTTTTTGGAGGACCGTCTCATTGAGAGGCTTGCATAAACTAGAATTGCAATTAATAGATATCGAACAGTCGGGTGATCTTTTAATTTCTCAGGGTAAATATGTGATGAAGAATGCACAGATGGAAATTCTTGATATCGGTAAATTTATAGCCATTTATCGAAAAGAAAAAAATAAATGGAGACTGCAGACGGATATGTTTAATTCCAATTTAGAAACGAGATCACCTATTGAAATTCCTGATTATTTAATTTTGCCAGAAAATAAATAA
- the asnB gene encoding asparagine synthase (glutamine-hydrolyzing) produces the protein MCGIAGFVDQTLNNVQQQAGLNSMLQAIAHRGPNFRNTFFHQAVGLGHNRLSVIDLTSGGNQPKEFKDWVIVFNGEVYNYLELRSELQLLGYTFTSNSDTEVVLSAYDCWGKAAIQKMVGMWSMVIYNKKTQRLFVSRDRFGIKPFYYTFINGRFYFASEVKALVNTPTFTNDLNYDQIYRALQLGWVHHQTETFYRVVHSLPAAHHLELINGELHIEKYWDINTSVTNTNTFEENKDIFRSLFYQSIDLHLRSDLPVAACLSGGLDSSAIASVIKSKYPDTIYKSFSIFYSGDHEVDERPFIKKLIDQYPGIDPFYYEPKNAEVDEAFESMCSLHDEPIIGSSYISQYFLMRFIHQQNITVVLDGQGSDEYLAGYKHTRFALGGDLLKQGKWLNYFKFAKEINHSVDRVSSLSLFKKSFACSIFSPSELLALEYKYNLPFLPLEKQTVIQSSSYNKSAFQEQLKLQMQVSSLPNLLQFEDRNSMAFSIESRVPFLDHRLVEFAFSLNADAKYHEGVSKYILRESLKQELPDAIYNRKDKKGFVTPGESTWLRQQLAHHLNLDYKNLDFLDIAKAKKIVQDYQHGNDAQAKLVWRLMAIHKWLGKVNG, from the coding sequence ATGTGCGGAATAGCAGGATTTGTAGATCAGACATTAAATAATGTCCAACAACAAGCGGGACTTAATTCAATGCTCCAAGCCATTGCACATCGGGGACCAAATTTCAGAAATACATTTTTTCATCAAGCAGTTGGTTTAGGACATAATAGACTAAGTGTTATCGATCTGACTTCAGGTGGTAACCAACCTAAAGAATTTAAAGATTGGGTGATTGTATTTAATGGTGAAGTTTATAATTATCTGGAGCTTAGATCTGAACTTCAATTGTTGGGCTATACCTTCACTTCCAATTCGGATACTGAAGTAGTCTTATCAGCATATGATTGCTGGGGGAAAGCAGCGATTCAAAAAATGGTGGGCATGTGGTCGATGGTCATTTACAATAAAAAAACGCAACGTTTATTTGTATCCCGTGATCGGTTTGGAATCAAACCATTTTATTATACTTTTATTAATGGTAGATTTTATTTTGCATCTGAGGTCAAGGCACTAGTGAACACACCAACTTTTACTAATGATTTAAATTACGATCAAATTTATAGGGCGTTGCAACTGGGATGGGTTCATCATCAAACAGAAACTTTTTACCGAGTCGTACATTCTTTACCTGCAGCTCATCATTTAGAATTAATAAATGGTGAATTGCACATTGAAAAATATTGGGATATCAACACTTCAGTGACCAATACCAATACTTTTGAAGAAAACAAAGACATATTCCGATCCTTGTTTTATCAAAGTATTGATCTTCATTTAAGAAGTGATTTACCTGTTGCTGCCTGTCTTAGTGGAGGATTAGATAGTAGTGCCATTGCTTCAGTTATTAAATCCAAATATCCGGATACTATTTATAAATCATTCTCCATATTTTATTCCGGAGATCATGAAGTAGACGAACGACCATTTATCAAAAAACTGATAGACCAATATCCGGGTATCGATCCGTTTTATTATGAGCCAAAGAATGCTGAGGTTGATGAAGCATTTGAATCCATGTGTTCTTTACATGATGAACCGATTATTGGAAGTTCATATATTTCGCAATATTTTTTAATGCGTTTTATCCATCAACAGAATATCACAGTTGTTTTGGATGGACAGGGTAGTGATGAATATTTAGCTGGCTACAAACATACTCGATTTGCATTGGGCGGTGATTTGTTGAAGCAAGGCAAATGGCTGAATTATTTCAAATTTGCAAAAGAAATTAATCATTCAGTTGATCGGGTATCGTCGCTATCACTTTTTAAAAAATCTTTTGCTTGTTCCATATTTTCACCGAGTGAATTATTAGCATTAGAGTATAAATACAATTTGCCTTTTCTTCCATTAGAAAAACAGACCGTTATACAATCATCTAGTTATAATAAATCGGCATTTCAGGAACAACTCAAGCTCCAAATGCAAGTCAGTTCACTACCCAATTTACTGCAATTCGAAGATCGAAATTCAATGGCATTTTCTATTGAAAGTCGAGTGCCTTTTCTGGACCACCGACTTGTAGAATTCGCTTTCTCTTTAAATGCTGATGCTAAATACCATGAAGGTGTTTCAAAATATATACTTCGTGAATCACTCAAGCAAGAATTGCCAGATGCCATTTACAACAGAAAAGATAAAAAAGGTTTTGTAACACCCGGAGAATCCACTTGGTTGCGTCAACAATTAGCGCATCATCTAAATTTGGATTATAAAAATCTTGATTTCTTAGATATTGCTAAAGCCAAGAAAATCGTTCAGGACTATCAACATGGAAATGATGCTCAAGCTAAATTGGTTTGGCGTCTGATGGCGATCCATAAATGGTTGGGGAAGGTGAATGGATAA
- a CDS encoding glycosyltransferase, with product MYFAKYLREFGWEPIIYTPLNPDFELKDVSLQKEIPSDLCVIKRPIFEPYALYKKLLGQKELTVGQQIWKEDTKLKTSQKLITWIRGNFFIPDPRKFWIKPSVRFLKSYIQKEKIDLIISTGPPHSMHVIGLKLKRTLGIPWIADFRDPWTQLVYFNKLKLSPSSRKAHHKLESSVIAEADRITTVGSQLLNDFMTINHQRDSSKFRIIYNGFDQIHQARTTANENFTICYTGRLAALQNPTNLWIALGLLVKENHEFAQKLKINLVGEIDTVVLEDIQSNDLKPYLNHKGYVSHQEAIDLQQDADLLLLMLFKNHDSRGILTGKIFEYLATHHFILAFGTPGGDVDTILQETKSGIIYPFDTDIQLIKQHIQQRFNLHPSNLALDKDAINTYSRRNQCKQLASICDELVKSY from the coding sequence TTGTATTTTGCAAAATACCTTCGTGAATTTGGTTGGGAGCCCATCATTTACACACCCTTGAATCCGGATTTCGAGCTTAAAGATGTAAGCTTGCAAAAAGAAATTCCATCAGATCTGTGTGTTATTAAAAGACCTATTTTTGAACCTTACGCATTATACAAAAAATTACTAGGTCAAAAGGAATTAACCGTAGGACAACAAATATGGAAAGAAGATACCAAACTCAAGACCTCACAAAAATTGATAACATGGATCCGAGGTAATTTTTTTATTCCTGATCCCAGAAAATTTTGGATTAAGCCCTCTGTACGATTTTTAAAATCATACATTCAAAAAGAAAAAATAGACCTCATTATCAGTACCGGACCACCTCACAGTATGCATGTGATTGGTCTGAAATTGAAGCGTACATTGGGTATTCCCTGGATCGCTGATTTCAGGGATCCTTGGACACAGTTGGTTTATTTCAATAAATTAAAACTATCTCCTTCATCCAGAAAGGCACACCATAAACTCGAATCTTCTGTAATTGCAGAAGCTGATCGGATTACGACAGTCGGAAGTCAATTATTGAATGATTTTATGACTATAAATCATCAAAGGGATTCATCAAAATTCCGAATTATTTATAATGGCTTCGACCAAATTCATCAGGCAAGAACTACTGCAAATGAAAACTTTACAATTTGTTATACAGGTAGATTAGCAGCGTTACAAAATCCAACCAACTTATGGATAGCCTTAGGATTATTGGTAAAAGAAAATCATGAATTTGCACAAAAATTAAAAATAAATTTAGTTGGAGAAATTGATACTGTTGTATTAGAAGACATTCAATCCAATGATCTTAAACCGTATCTCAATCATAAGGGATATGTATCACATCAAGAAGCGATAGATCTTCAGCAAGATGCTGATTTATTATTATTGATGTTGTTTAAGAATCATGATTCCAGGGGAATACTCACAGGAAAGATTTTTGAATATTTAGCCACACATCATTTTATTCTGGCATTTGGAACACCTGGTGGTGACGTAGATACGATTTTACAAGAAACAAAATCAGGAATCATTTATCCATTTGATACAGATATCCAATTAATAAAACAACACATTCAACAAAGATTCAACTTACATCCATCGAATTTAGCATTGGACAAAGATGCAATTAATACATACTCACGTAGAAATCAATGTAAACAGCTAGCCTCCATTTGTGACGAACTCGTTAAATCATATTAA
- a CDS encoding T9SS type A sorting domain-containing protein has product MLPIEAGFFKFTIVKDMKHVYPNGTNYPVNVTPLHWEFFKNYKKLLATKTVLKSEPLKLYPNPAQDEIIIDTENKIYTCEIFDILGKPILMATNLTNNTIDVRSIPTEKYLLKIITSKGTQTNKFIKN; this is encoded by the coding sequence ATGCTGCCTATTGAAGCCGGATTTTTTAAATTCACTATAGTTAAAGACATGAAACATGTTTATCCCAATGGAACAAACTATCCTGTTAATGTAACCCCGCTTCATTGGGAATTTTTCAAGAACTACAAAAAACTTTTAGCTACTAAGACGGTGTTAAAATCTGAACCTTTAAAACTATATCCTAATCCAGCTCAAGATGAAATCATCATAGATACAGAAAACAAAATATATACTTGTGAAATTTTTGATATCCTGGGTAAACCTATTTTGATGGCTACAAATCTGACTAATAATACAATTGATGTTCGTTCCATTCCGACTGAGAAATATTTATTAAAAATAATTACCTCCAAAGGAACGCAGACCAATAAATTTATTAAGAATTGA
- a CDS encoding type II toxin-antitoxin system ParD family antitoxin translates to MGRNTSISLGDHFENFVSIALKSGRYNNASEVIRAALRLLEDQEKSAIVLENALIEGEESGFVINFNPDLLLEKLHINHGIK, encoded by the coding sequence ATGGGCAGAAATACATCCATTTCGTTAGGCGATCATTTTGAAAATTTCGTTTCTATTGCGTTGAAAAGTGGAAGGTATAATAATGCCAGTGAAGTTATTAGAGCAGCGCTACGCCTACTAGAAGATCAGGAAAAGAGCGCCATAGTTTTGGAAAATGCACTAATTGAGGGTGAAGAAAGTGGTTTTGTAATAAACTTCAATCCAGATTTGTTATTAGAAAAACTCCATATTAATCATGGAATTAAATGA
- a CDS encoding type II toxin-antitoxin system RelE/ParE family toxin: protein MNLKVSEKAQKDLINIWEYTFQKWSLEQADKYFNILVHGMNEICKNPDLGKSYEYIRKDYFGYNQKSHIIFYRIINNETIEIIRILHQKMDLHNRIIGY, encoded by the coding sequence ATGAATTTAAAAGTATCTGAAAAAGCTCAAAAAGATTTAATAAATATTTGGGAATATACCTTTCAAAAATGGTCTCTGGAACAAGCAGATAAATATTTTAATATTCTTGTTCATGGGATGAATGAAATTTGTAAAAATCCTGATTTAGGTAAAAGTTATGAATATATTAGAAAAGATTATTTTGGTTATAATCAAAAATCTCATATCATCTTCTATAGAATTATTAATAATGAAACCATTGAAATCATTAGAATTCTGCATCAAAAAATGGATTTACATAATAGAATAATAGGATATTAA
- a CDS encoding ABC transporter permease, producing MILFIIRRIISGILLGLFMVLFVLWMIEQIPGSYADIIKAEDPNDNSLVHTTNTKEIPLFYFSILPLKVDPLISNETQSFWPNPRWNGLNNKYHLWMTQSQYSVRDQRPVSSKIYEAFGWTMCVQLPAILLIFGLGIYLGFWSVKTSQKKLPQYLNLFLTGLHSVPVFWIASLLLLVFCNPNFIQLFPSTFISDQEMSPINIWFRQPQYLILPLISLVLPSLAILYNMTRQGLIDQQQKPFWFRALSVGLSQQNVLKKEVLPLALIPVLGWIASALPFLIGGSIVIETIFSIPGTGRLLFQSIYYRDWTVVQALFMWGVGMTILGMLLADVCQRVYDPRLEVEQ from the coding sequence ATGATACTATTTATCATTAGAAGAATCATATCAGGAATTCTATTAGGCCTTTTTATGGTATTGTTTGTATTGTGGATGATCGAACAAATTCCCGGTAGTTACGCTGATATCATCAAGGCAGAAGATCCTAATGATAATTCTTTGGTACACACAACAAATACCAAAGAAATTCCACTATTTTATTTTAGTATTTTACCACTAAAAGTAGATCCGTTAATCTCTAATGAAACGCAATCTTTTTGGCCTAATCCCAGATGGAATGGCTTGAATAATAAATATCATTTATGGATGACGCAATCTCAATATTCTGTACGAGATCAACGACCGGTTTCATCCAAAATATATGAAGCATTTGGATGGACCATGTGTGTACAATTGCCAGCCATATTATTGATTTTTGGTTTGGGTATTTATTTGGGATTCTGGTCTGTAAAAACAAGTCAAAAAAAATTACCTCAATATTTGAATCTATTCTTAACAGGATTACATTCTGTACCTGTTTTTTGGATTGCGAGTTTGTTGTTATTAGTATTCTGTAATCCCAATTTTATACAATTATTTCCAAGTACGTTTATCAGTGATCAGGAGATGAGCCCAATCAATATTTGGTTTCGTCAGCCTCAATATTTGATCTTGCCATTGATCAGTTTGGTATTGCCTTCGCTTGCTATTTTATATAATATGACGCGTCAGGGATTAATCGATCAGCAGCAAAAACCATTTTGGTTTCGAGCTTTGAGTGTAGGACTCAGTCAGCAAAATGTATTAAAAAAAGAAGTTTTGCCCTTAGCGCTCATTCCGGTACTAGGATGGATTGCATCTGCATTACCTTTTCTCATAGGTGGGTCCATCGTTATCGAAACCATATTCAGTATTCCTGGAACCGGAAGATTACTTTTTCAATCCATTTATTACCGTGATTGGACTGTTGTACAGGCCTTATTTATGTGGGGAGTAGGAATGACGATTTTAGGAATGCTTTTGGCTGATGTGTGTCAAAGGGTATATGATCCGAGATTGGAAGTGGAACAGTAG
- a CDS encoding TIGR01777 family protein, producing the protein MVSNAEKYKILIIGGSGLIGRALTEHLEHQGHEVSWLGRHANHTSHRKSYEWDLQAGTYDPHAFQDVDIFINLAGSSISDGLWTAKKKLDILNSRTAAIELLLIGLHSSANRPQLIINGSAIGYYGSQPLAKLDESSSPGSNDILSQIVKKWEAKAEDLSSYTERLVIARTGLVLSNKGGLWTKLLMTKVIRLFNWFGNGHQMYSWIHIDDYCKAISFIITHQSICGPVNLTSPNPCSQKNLIQSIRANLHSISFGFAIPVFALKMFLGDLASMLMTDACVLPNKLVQQGFQFDYPTIDQAVQKLMKSIY; encoded by the coding sequence ATGGTATCTAACGCAGAGAAGTATAAAATTCTTATTATAGGAGGCAGTGGTTTAATAGGAAGAGCCCTAACAGAGCATTTGGAACACCAAGGTCATGAGGTAAGTTGGTTAGGACGCCATGCCAACCATACCTCTCATAGGAAGTCTTATGAGTGGGATCTACAAGCTGGAACCTATGATCCACATGCCTTTCAAGATGTAGATATATTTATCAATTTAGCTGGCTCTTCAATCTCAGATGGATTGTGGACCGCAAAAAAAAAACTGGATATTCTAAACTCTAGAACAGCTGCGATAGAGCTCTTGTTAATAGGTCTCCACTCATCAGCCAACCGTCCCCAACTTATTATTAATGGCAGTGCTATTGGCTATTATGGCTCACAACCTTTAGCAAAACTTGATGAATCGAGCTCCCCCGGATCCAATGATATCCTTAGCCAAATCGTCAAAAAATGGGAAGCAAAAGCTGAAGATTTATCCTCCTATACCGAACGCTTGGTTATAGCTCGTACAGGACTTGTGCTGAGTAATAAAGGAGGATTGTGGACAAAATTATTGATGACTAAAGTTATCAGATTGTTTAATTGGTTTGGGAATGGCCATCAAATGTATTCTTGGATACACATTGACGATTATTGTAAGGCTATATCTTTTATCATAACACACCAATCCATATGCGGACCTGTTAATCTCACTTCACCCAACCCTTGTTCTCAAAAAAATTTGATACAAAGCATTAGAGCCAACTTGCATTCTATATCTTTTGGTTTTGCCATTCCAGTTTTTGCCCTCAAAATGTTTCTTGGTGATCTAGCTTCGATGTTGATGACTGATGCTTGTGTGTTGCCCAACAAATTGGTCCAACAGGGATTTCAATTCGATTATCCAACTATTGATCAAGCTGTTCAGAAATTAATGAAATCCATATACTAA